CATACGACAGACTCCATCATTTCATGCTTATCCACCGCGTAAATTCTTTGTAATCTAATGGCAAAAGTATCCATCAATATTTCGTGACCATTTAAAATATTTGTCACTGGAAATTCTAAATTGAGGTCGAACGATTACTCCGACAATTATCGTGATAGAATATAAGAACCACGATCTAGTGGTCGGGTCCCACATAGGTTCCTTTCACGATCGGATACTTACTAACCTGTGTCTCGCAACACAGCACCTCCTCTTTCGAGCCAACCTGATCTTGCCACGTCACCTAAGTACCAAAACAATGGGTTGATTCTGTGGTATTATTGTTGGAAAAGCTGGACCCTGTCGAGTCTGCAGAGCTGAGCCTGAAAGGGTGAAATGGTCTTTGGTGCTGGCAGACGAAGAGCAAATCATGTCCCTCTTGTCGACAGCCTTCCTGAGGAATCTCCACTCGATTCCGCTGACGTGTTGCATCCGCTGGCCTACGGTCCATATTAACGTAATGCTGCACCGGCACCCGCCGATAAAGTAAGACGACTTGCTCCGTGGGGAACGCCGACTCGAGAACAGCGGCGGCCGGCCGATGGGGGAGGACGCCTTCGGGTCGGTGGCGCCGCCGGTACCCGCCTTCCAAAACTTCGCCATCTCTTCCCTCCGCCTCCTCGGCAtcctcgagcaccccgaccccaaCCCCGACATCATATCCTTCCGCACTCACCAGCTCGAGCTCGACGAGAGCGACGTGGTCTGGTCATCGTCCTCTGACGACCTTTCCTCCGACCCATCCCTCTCCGAAGCCGTCTACGACGACCATGATTCCGTCGATCGCGTCTCCTCCCCCTCCGCCGATCTCCTTCGAACCCCGCTCGCGGCCTCCTTTTCCCCCTCCGGCCACCTCAGTCGCCCGCTCGCGCCGGAAAGGTGCGGCCTTTCCGCCGCCTTGTCCGAGGACAACCTTCCCCTGGTGCTTCAGTATCGATCAGTCGCCACAGCGGCGAGGGCTACGAGGCCGATGGCAGTGCCGGAAGGAAGGGAGGCGGCTTCGGTGGTCGGGAGGGTGCGCCAGCACCAGTCTGCGCCTGTCAACATCCCGGTGTGGCCGAGGTGGAGTAAGGGGCGGAAAGCTGACGTCTTGAACGTGGTGGAGGAATCGGAAGCATGGGAGAGCGCGAAGGAacacgacgaggaggaggaggagatggtgccTCCGCACGTTATCGTGGCGAGGTCGCACGTGACGAATTTCTCGGTGTTCGAGGGCGTAGGGAGGACGCTCAAAGGAAGGGATCTCCGGCGAGTGAGAAACGACGTGCTGCAGAAGACGGGCTTCCTCGACGTGTAGAAGGCCAAAAGAACACATgcccttcttctctctctctccctctctctgttTCAAATCTCCTCTCTCCATTTTCTCCTACCATATGA
The DNA window shown above is from Musa acuminata AAA Group cultivar baxijiao chromosome BXJ2-4, Cavendish_Baxijiao_AAA, whole genome shotgun sequence and carries:
- the LOC135610990 gene encoding uncharacterized protein LOC135610990 — its product is MGEDAFGSVAPPVPAFQNFAISSLRLLGILEHPDPNPDIISFRTHQLELDESDVVWSSSSDDLSSDPSLSEAVYDDHDSVDRVSSPSADLLRTPLAASFSPSGHLSRPLAPERCGLSAALSEDNLPLVLQYRSVATAARATRPMAVPEGREAASVVGRVRQHQSAPVNIPVWPRWSKGRKADVLNVVEESEAWESAKEHDEEEEEMVPPHVIVARSHVTNFSVFEGVGRTLKGRDLRRVRNDVLQKTGFLDV